In Musa acuminata AAA Group cultivar baxijiao chromosome BXJ2-8, Cavendish_Baxijiao_AAA, whole genome shotgun sequence, one genomic interval encodes:
- the LOC135619359 gene encoding uncharacterized protein LOC135619359, translated as MCGALRMKREEEEEEEEEEEEEEDSCGKAAARRCVALGRKREEGKRRRRRRGRERGVIPLFPAEETEERVCVTPGKKGLQLRRWQLQLEEKKKRKMSRGGGRGCGRGCGRDCSSCSGERRRRKEGEGRGEGKEVAAAAVVAAAAMAGKEEEKKERKKREREGEEEERKRRRGCGCGDGSCSCGREREKGKEEEEKGKERKKRGRGEGAAAAVMAAAAVAGKEEKERKKKRKGRRGRREEEEKGWQLRQWQLQLEEKKERKMSRGGRRGCECGGCGRGCDSGCGCNVGCGSCGSGGGCSSWFWERERVGTREGKKEIVQWKGAAVVTAVAIVAAIVAAAVAAAFGKEKEGMRVRESR; from the coding sequence atgtgtggggcgttgaggatgaaaagggaagaagaagaagaagaagaagaagaagaagaagaagaagaagatagctgcggcaaggctgcagcgaggagatgtgtggccttggggaggaaaagggaagaggggaagaggagaagaagaagaagaggaagagaaagaggtgtgatacctctgtttcctgcagaggaaacagaggagagggtgtgtgtgacgccggggaagaaggggctgcagctgcggcgatggcagctgcagctggaagagaagaagaagaggaagatgagcaggggaggagggagaggttgcggccgtggctgcggccgcgactgcagcagttgcagcggggagagaagaagaagaaaggaaggagaaggaagaggagaagggaaagaagtagctgcggctgcggttgtggcagctgcagctatggcagggaaagaggaagagaaaaaggaaaggaagaagagggaaagggaaggagaggaagaagagaggaagaggagaaggggctgcggctgcggcgatggcagctgcagctgtggcagggaaagagaaaaaggaaaggaagaagaagagaaagggaaggagaggaagaagagaggaagaggagaaggggctgcggctgcggtgatggcagctgcagctgtggctgggaaagaagagaaggaaaggaagaagaagagaaagggaaggagaggaagaagagaggaagaggagaaggggtggcagctgcggcagtggcagctgcagttggaagagaagaaggagaggaagatgagcaggggaggaagaagaggctgcgagtgtggtggctgcggccgtggctgcgactccggctgcggctgcaacgttggctgcggtagctgcggcagcggtggtggctgcagtagctggttttgggaaagagaaagagtaggaacgagagaagggaagaaggaaatagtgcagtggaagggggctgcggttgtgaccgcagttgcgatcgtggctgcgattgtggcagcggctgtggcagctgcgtttgggaaagaaaaagaaggaatgagagtaagagagagcaggtga